The following are encoded in a window of Chryseobacterium sp. genomic DNA:
- the gcvH gene encoding glycine cleavage system protein GcvH, with amino-acid sequence MNTPAELKYTKDHEWVRIEGNTCTIGITDFAQGELGDIVFVDVDTVDDELSSGDVFGSVEAVKTVSDLYMPVSGTVTEFNSALEDQPELLNTDPYGEGWIIKVQIDGDADQSSLITAEEYQATLG; translated from the coding sequence ATGAACACACCAGCTGAATTAAAGTACACCAAAGACCATGAATGGGTTAGAATTGAAGGTAATACCTGTACCATTGGGATTACAGATTTTGCACAGGGCGAACTGGGCGATATTGTTTTCGTTGATGTTGATACTGTGGATGATGAATTGAGCTCCGGTGATGTTTTTGGCAGTGTAGAGGCAGTTAAAACGGTTTCGGATCTTTATATGCCGGTTTCCGGTACGGTAACTGAGTTTAACAGTGCCCTGGAGGACCAGCCTGAACTTCTTAATACAGATCCTTATGGTGAGGGTTGGATTATAAAAGTTCAGATTGACGGAGATGCGGATCAGTCTTCTCTGATCACAGCAGAGGAATACCAGGCGACACTTGGATAA
- the sprA gene encoding cell surface protein SprA: MLYKLLAVLFLFFSLSAYAQQTPENEASVRQQYELPDPTVYEGFYDIKTGMYYVYPKIGDIVTGPPFVMTPKEYQDFMMMQASRDYYRDKSDRYSLMFRKDVDEARRQGILPTLSVRNKIFESIFGGNKIEIIPSGFASFDLGGLYQKIDNPLILPQNRTSFAFDIEQRIQLGLLGKVGENLQLKANYDTQSGFAFENRMNLVWQAKGTWKDLQSKGLNDPTTGGEDKFIKRVEFGNVNMPLSTSLMRGSESLFGIKTEFQAGKTYGTVVFSQQQGEARNIVVQGGGVMSTFKINAIDYEDNQHYFLGHYFLNDYDQALLNYPQINSRININRIEAWVLDQGNGNLSYQKSIVGVRDLGDGVSGLPDNSQNNLYQAVNALGPGLRDVNTAYNTINGQALPNAAGGTETFQDGEHFIFNRKARRLSENEFRYHPQLGYVSLNQKLNDNQLLAVSYSYTVSGSNQVYKVGEFSEESPVVITKVLKPNTNVKTTSPMWDLMMKNMYSLESMQVDPDNFMLNIYYRDTQTGGKVNYLPNTPVQDINLLKLMNWDRLNLNNDLQSSNGQLGDGIFDFVPNITIRPEDGRVIFTKVQPFGSHLASVLGSNDPQYVFTDLYTQQKQVASQSNLALRYTMEGRYKGSQGQGISLGAINVPQGSVKVTANGVQLTEGADYTVDYMLGQVTIINEQVKQSGQAINISLENQLTFNTQRKRFLGLNLERRFSDNFLLGGTVVNYSEAPLTQKVNFGQEAVNNTMAGINLMYNNELPFLTRLADKIPLVNTEAPSNLNFKMEGAYLIPGLNNAINNQSYIDDFEQTTSRISLKEPSAWSLASKPEKNQLDPVFAGAGQNNTLLNGYGRGLITWYNIDPRFWGVGGDAPNGIDAQAVSNHASRRVRVQELFNSKDLVAGEQVFTNTFDITYYPQERGPYNANPNPETTQQRWGGLMRPISVSNFINSNIEYVEFWMMDPYADGNNLGANPKMLLQLGNVSEDVLKDGLMQYENGLPTPSTPATVSNSNLGIQPKQPPILYAFSTEGTERTQQDLGLDGLDAGGESLMFGTSFINPVTNLPDPAADDFVFYLNDQFPGNLASSVRERYRYFRNPEGNSRSNSLEVASQTPDAEDVNRDFNLDQSEYYNQYEVNLDPASLAAGQSNHIVDEKTVPVTFENGTTSDVKWYLVRIPVADYVSTAGDNDPSVLNNVRFARLLLTGFDETSTIRLGTFDLIRSDWRKYTKNIFPTLTGGGTDEGTTLVNNSNFEVGSVNLEENGLNQPPYVLPPGIDRQVLSGNAGAQRQNEGSLYMKVKGLSNESRGVFKNTSLDLRRFKKLKLFVHAQNLNDADPFQNTIDPNTKFFIRMGSDATDNYYEYEASLKYTPKTAVSPLDIWPAENEVDLEVQNFVDAKILRDKSGAQIMDRYQYMQYGDEYKKIFIKGRPTLGGITTIMVGVRNEIRGTGKDLILWVNEIRLSDIENKGGYAGNASLNFNLGDFALVNTNAAYSTIGFGNIDSRPAERTQSTQSAFNVNASVNVDKFLPEKTGIKIPVNYSYSQTIEDPKYNPLDNDVEFSKAANKEQLKDVARTYTQQRSLGVVNMRKERVNAQRKPRPYDVENLSLTMVYNDDYFRDIYTKNNYRQYLRGNLDYNYNFKPWVLRPFQKMISDTAKSAKYLRWVKEFNINPIPTRLSFRTDIDRNYNELEFRNIEALLNGNLGSDFDVLKNRNFYFGWQYGLGWNFTKSLKLEVNSVMRTLNDNLDVNQMDNKSIFQNMFRAGRPVLYNHRIQANYRLPFEYLPFIDFIDAEIGYGMTYNWNSRSTALLTSPEGSLGTIGQNTNTVVATASADFPKLFSKLKYFRDINTTMQKRRREIDSLNTVYTTQWEKRRFRYKDYKFKNKLNIGQSLAYGLASIRQLDFSYNENSGTVLPGLLSAPNWYGYGQTLGGPTAGFLLGSQADIRRIALENGWISTSSYMTDPYIQMRNRNITANLQLMPVSDLRIDFNVLHNYTRNFTQAGFNDPQNLTRQYHDYAFANDFITYSNSALLLNTSFMAGDEIYRNMIANARAISQQMNTPIVADGFKDGYGLGNAYVLIPAFQAAVEGRNPDGLLGDARKSGFPLPNWRLVYSGLRNFPLINSYFAKFDILHSYNATQVSTGIQSNIDYFNDPTQRDVNGNFVNPFTFAQVGYEERFAPLIGVDLTMRNNIQLRAHYNRDRMFMLGLVNNTMTEDSGTDYVVGFGYIIKDFRLGGPPVRRRGASKLNTDLNIRGDFHLRDNRTRISNILLNDSQITGGQRLFSIKITADYNASQNLNLMLFYDQMMTKYKISTAFPLSTVRAGIRATFTFDGAGGF; this comes from the coding sequence TTGCTCTATAAACTGCTCGCCGTATTATTCCTTTTCTTTTCCCTCTCCGCATACGCGCAGCAAACACCTGAAAATGAAGCCTCAGTGAGGCAGCAATATGAACTTCCGGACCCTACAGTTTACGAAGGGTTTTATGATATCAAGACTGGGATGTATTACGTATACCCCAAAATTGGTGATATCGTAACAGGTCCACCATTTGTAATGACGCCTAAGGAATATCAGGATTTTATGATGATGCAGGCTTCCCGCGACTATTACCGCGACAAGTCCGACCGTTACAGCCTCATGTTCCGTAAGGATGTGGATGAAGCACGCCGGCAGGGAATTCTTCCCACTTTAAGTGTACGGAACAAGATTTTCGAAAGTATTTTTGGAGGTAACAAGATTGAAATCATTCCCTCCGGTTTCGCTTCTTTTGATTTGGGCGGCCTCTACCAGAAAATTGATAATCCATTGATTCTGCCTCAAAACCGAACCAGTTTTGCTTTTGATATTGAACAGCGTATCCAATTAGGACTTTTGGGAAAAGTAGGTGAAAACCTTCAGCTTAAAGCCAATTATGATACCCAAAGCGGTTTTGCGTTCGAGAACCGGATGAACCTGGTTTGGCAGGCCAAAGGCACGTGGAAAGACCTGCAGAGCAAAGGTCTGAACGATCCTACTACGGGCGGTGAAGATAAATTTATAAAAAGAGTTGAATTCGGTAATGTAAATATGCCGCTGTCCACCAGCCTAATGCGTGGATCCGAGTCGCTTTTCGGAATAAAGACGGAATTTCAGGCCGGAAAGACCTATGGAACCGTGGTCTTTTCCCAGCAGCAAGGTGAGGCGCGAAACATTGTTGTACAGGGCGGCGGTGTGATGAGTACATTCAAAATCAATGCGATTGATTATGAGGATAACCAGCACTATTTCCTGGGGCATTATTTCCTTAATGATTATGATCAGGCCTTGCTGAATTACCCTCAGATCAATTCCCGGATCAACATCAACCGTATTGAAGCCTGGGTTCTGGATCAGGGCAACGGAAACCTGTCCTATCAGAAAAGTATCGTGGGTGTCCGTGACCTGGGAGATGGGGTTTCCGGATTGCCGGATAATTCACAAAATAACCTTTACCAGGCGGTAAATGCGCTGGGCCCTGGTCTTAGAGACGTGAACACAGCCTACAATACCATAAACGGACAGGCATTGCCAAACGCTGCCGGTGGTACAGAAACCTTTCAGGATGGCGAGCATTTCATCTTCAACCGTAAAGCCCGCCGGTTGTCTGAAAATGAATTCCGTTACCATCCTCAGCTGGGTTATGTTTCCCTAAATCAAAAGCTTAACGACAATCAGCTTCTGGCTGTTTCTTATTCCTATACAGTAAGCGGCTCCAATCAGGTTTATAAGGTGGGTGAATTTTCCGAGGAAAGCCCGGTAGTCATTACCAAAGTGTTGAAGCCGAATACCAATGTGAAAACAACATCACCTATGTGGGACCTGATGATGAAGAACATGTATTCGCTGGAAAGTATGCAGGTGGATCCGGACAATTTCATGCTGAACATCTACTACCGCGATACACAGACCGGTGGAAAAGTTAACTATCTTCCCAATACTCCGGTTCAGGACATCAACCTGCTTAAACTGATGAATTGGGACCGCCTGAACCTGAACAACGATTTACAGTCCAGTAATGGTCAGCTAGGCGACGGTATTTTCGACTTTGTGCCTAATATCACCATCCGGCCGGAAGACGGGAGGGTCATCTTTACAAAGGTGCAGCCTTTCGGTAGTCACCTCGCATCTGTATTGGGCAGTAACGACCCTCAGTATGTATTCACCGACCTGTATACACAGCAGAAGCAGGTGGCATCACAAAGCAATTTGGCACTGCGTTATACCATGGAAGGGCGGTATAAAGGTTCGCAGGGACAGGGAATTTCGCTGGGTGCCATCAACGTCCCTCAGGGTTCTGTAAAGGTGACTGCCAATGGCGTTCAGCTTACCGAAGGTGCGGACTATACGGTGGATTATATGCTCGGACAGGTTACCATCATCAACGAACAGGTGAAACAGAGTGGTCAGGCCATCAATATCTCACTGGAGAACCAGCTTACTTTTAATACGCAACGAAAACGTTTCCTTGGACTGAATTTGGAAAGAAGGTTCAGCGACAACTTTCTCCTGGGGGGTACGGTAGTTAATTATTCGGAAGCGCCCCTCACGCAAAAGGTTAATTTTGGCCAGGAAGCCGTGAACAATACAATGGCGGGCATCAATCTGATGTACAATAATGAGCTGCCATTCCTCACCCGTCTTGCGGATAAAATTCCTCTGGTAAATACAGAGGCTCCTTCCAACCTGAACTTCAAAATGGAAGGTGCCTACCTTATTCCGGGACTGAATAATGCTATAAACAATCAGTCTTATATTGACGATTTTGAGCAAACCACGTCCAGAATTTCCTTAAAGGAACCTTCAGCATGGTCTCTGGCCTCAAAACCCGAAAAAAATCAGCTGGATCCTGTTTTTGCCGGCGCCGGACAGAACAATACGTTGCTTAATGGTTACGGCAGAGGTCTGATTACCTGGTATAATATTGATCCCCGTTTCTGGGGTGTGGGCGGCGATGCACCTAACGGTATAGATGCACAGGCAGTTTCCAACCATGCTTCCAGGCGCGTGCGTGTTCAGGAACTTTTTAACAGTAAAGATCTTGTAGCCGGCGAGCAGGTTTTCACCAATACCTTTGACATCACTTATTATCCGCAGGAACGCGGACCTTATAACGCCAATCCGAACCCCGAAACCACGCAGCAGCGCTGGGGCGGACTAATGCGTCCGATTTCTGTGTCCAATTTCATCAATTCAAATATTGAATATGTAGAATTCTGGATGATGGACCCATATGCCGACGGCAATAATCTGGGTGCAAACCCCAAAATGTTGCTGCAGCTGGGTAATGTTTCCGAGGATGTACTTAAAGACGGGCTTATGCAGTATGAGAATGGCTTGCCCACTCCATCCACACCGGCTACCGTTTCCAATTCGAATCTGGGGATTCAGCCTAAGCAACCACCCATCCTGTACGCCTTTTCAACCGAAGGTACCGAAAGGACACAGCAAGATCTGGGTCTGGACGGCTTGGATGCCGGTGGCGAATCACTGATGTTCGGGACTTCTTTCATAAATCCTGTAACCAACCTTCCGGATCCGGCTGCCGATGATTTTGTCTTCTACCTGAATGACCAGTTTCCTGGTAACCTGGCTTCTTCCGTGCGGGAACGTTACCGCTATTTTAGAAACCCGGAAGGTAATTCCAGGAGCAATTCGCTTGAAGTAGCCTCTCAAACACCGGATGCCGAAGATGTCAACCGTGATTTCAATCTGGACCAAAGCGAATACTATAACCAATACGAAGTAAATCTTGATCCTGCGAGCCTTGCTGCCGGGCAGAGCAATCATATTGTGGACGAGAAAACAGTGCCCGTCACTTTTGAGAACGGAACCACAAGCGATGTAAAATGGTACCTCGTGAGAATTCCTGTTGCGGACTATGTAAGCACCGCCGGCGACAATGACCCGTCGGTACTTAACAATGTACGTTTTGCCAGACTGTTGCTTACCGGTTTTGATGAGACCTCCACAATAAGGTTGGGGACTTTTGACCTGATTCGCTCGGACTGGAGAAAGTATACCAAGAATATATTCCCCACTTTAACCGGAGGCGGAACCGATGAGGGAACAACACTTGTAAACAATTCGAACTTTGAAGTTGGGAGTGTAAATCTGGAGGAAAACGGACTGAACCAGCCACCTTATGTATTGCCTCCCGGAATTGACCGTCAGGTACTGAGCGGGAACGCTGGTGCACAGCGTCAGAACGAAGGTTCTCTTTATATGAAGGTGAAAGGCCTTTCCAATGAATCCCGCGGTGTATTCAAAAATACAAGTCTGGACCTCAGAAGATTTAAGAAACTTAAACTTTTTGTTCATGCCCAGAACCTGAACGATGCAGATCCTTTCCAGAATACCATAGATCCTAACACGAAATTCTTTATCCGTATGGGTAGTGATGCCACGGATAACTATTATGAATATGAAGCATCGCTGAAATACACGCCTAAGACCGCAGTTTCTCCACTGGACATTTGGCCGGCTGAAAATGAAGTGGATCTGGAGGTGCAGAATTTTGTGGATGCAAAGATCCTGCGCGACAAATCCGGTGCCCAGATCATGGACCGTTACCAGTACATGCAATACGGTGATGAGTATAAGAAAATCTTCATAAAAGGACGTCCGACTTTGGGCGGAATTACTACTATTATGGTAGGTGTTCGTAATGAGATCAGGGGAACAGGCAAAGACCTTATCCTTTGGGTTAATGAAATACGACTTTCAGACATCGAGAATAAAGGGGGCTATGCCGGAAATGCAAGCCTGAACTTCAATCTGGGCGATTTTGCCCTTGTGAATACCAATGCGGCTTACTCTACAATCGGTTTCGGAAATATAGATTCACGGCCGGCCGAAAGAACACAGTCTACCCAGTCGGCTTTTAATGTGAATGCCTCAGTAAATGTAGACAAGTTTCTGCCGGAAAAAACGGGAATCAAAATTCCGGTGAACTATTCCTATTCGCAAACCATTGAAGACCCAAAATACAATCCGCTTGATAATGATGTGGAATTCAGTAAAGCTGCAAACAAAGAACAGCTGAAAGATGTGGCGCGCACTTATACACAGCAGCGCAGTTTAGGCGTTGTGAATATGCGTAAGGAGAGGGTAAATGCACAGCGCAAACCCAGACCGTATGATGTAGAGAACCTCTCGCTTACCATGGTTTATAATGACGATTACTTCCGGGATATTTACACTAAGAATAATTACAGACAGTACCTGCGCGGAAATCTGGATTACAATTACAATTTCAAACCGTGGGTGCTGAGACCGTTCCAGAAGATGATCAGTGATACGGCAAAATCTGCCAAATATTTAAGATGGGTTAAGGAATTCAACATTAATCCCATTCCAACAAGATTGTCTTTCCGTACAGATATAGACCGTAATTACAATGAACTTGAATTCAGGAATATTGAAGCCTTGCTGAACGGTAATCTGGGCAGCGATTTTGATGTACTGAAGAACAGAAATTTCTATTTCGGCTGGCAGTATGGTCTGGGCTGGAATTTTACAAAATCACTCAAACTGGAAGTGAACTCGGTGATGCGTACCCTGAATGATAATCTGGATGTTAATCAAATGGATAACAAATCCATCTTTCAGAATATGTTCCGCGCAGGCCGGCCTGTCCTTTACAACCACAGGATTCAGGCCAATTACCGCCTGCCTTTTGAATACCTGCCTTTCATTGACTTCATTGACGCCGAAATCGGATATGGCATGACCTACAACTGGAACTCACGCTCTACTGCATTACTAACAAGTCCCGAGGGGAGTCTGGGCACCATTGGCCAGAATACCAATACAGTTGTTGCCACGGCCTCAGCGGATTTTCCTAAACTCTTCAGTAAACTGAAGTACTTCCGCGACATCAATACTACAATGCAGAAAAGAAGACGTGAAATTGATTCCTTAAACACCGTGTATACTACCCAGTGGGAGAAAAGGAGATTCAGGTATAAGGATTACAAGTTTAAAAACAAACTTAATATAGGCCAAAGTCTGGCATACGGTCTGGCATCCATCAGACAGTTGGATTTCAGCTACAACGAGAACAGCGGAACTGTTTTACCAGGACTGCTTTCTGCTCCAAACTGGTATGGTTATGGCCAGACACTTGGTGGACCTACAGCAGGTTTCCTTTTGGGTTCACAGGCAGACATCAGGAGGATCGCTTTGGAAAACGGCTGGATCAGCACATCCAGTTATATGACGGATCCATATATACAGATGCGTAACCGGAATATCACCGCCAATCTTCAGCTCATGCCGGTTAGTGACCTGCGTATAGATTTTAACGTATTACATAACTATACGCGTAACTTTACGCAGGCCGGATTTAACGACCCGCAAAATCTGACAAGGCAATATCATGATTATGCTTTTGCGAATGACTTTATTACCTACAGTAATTCAGCATTATTGCTTAACACTTCCTTTATGGCCGGCGATGAAATTTACCGGAACATGATTGCCAATGCACGCGCCATTTCCCAGCAAATGAACACACCAATTGTTGCAGATGGATTTAAAGACGGTTATGGTTTAGGAAACGCCTACGTATTGATTCCGGCATTCCAGGCCGCTGTAGAAGGAAGAAACCCTGACGGCTTGTTGGGTGATGCCCGTAAATCCGGTTTCCCGCTCCCTAACTGGCGACTGGTGTATTCCGGTTTGCGCAATTTCCCCCTTATCAATTCCTATTTTGCTAAATTTGATATCCTTCATTCTTATAATGCGACTCAGGTTTCCACGGGTATCCAGTCCAATATTGATTATTTTAACGATCCAACCCAAAGGGACGTGAACGGTAACTTTGTCAATCCTTTTACATTTGCGCAGGTTGGTTACGAGGAAAGGTTTGCGCCACTGATCGGGGTAGATTTAACCATGCGGAATAATATCCAGTTACGGGCGCATTACAACCGGGACCGTATGTTTATGCTGGGATTGGTGAATAACACCATGACTGAAGATTCCGGTACAGACTATGTGGTAGGTTTTGGATACATCATTAAAGATTTCCGTTTGGGCGGCCCACCGGTTCGGCGTCGCGGTGCATCAAAACTGAACACCGATCTTAATATCCGCGGCGATTTCCACCTTAGGGATAACAGAACCAGAATAAGCAATATTCTTTTGAATGATTCGCAGATCACTGGCGGGCAGAGACTCTTCAGCATTAAGATCACAGCAGACTATAATGCCTCGCAGAATCTTAACCTGATGCTGTTCTACGACCAGATGATGACAAAGTATAAGATTTCCACCGCATTTCCGCTTTCCACGGTACGTGCGGGTATCAGGGCTACATTTACTTTTGATGGCGCAGGCGGATTTTAA
- a CDS encoding trimeric intracellular cation channel family protein: MHDNFNFAIEIIGTIAFAMSGAFAAMQKRFDPFGVLIIAFITAVGGGTVRDLLLGVPVFWMHDIFICSVIFLAAVLAFVVKYFDKKFQVTLFLFDSLGLGLFTTIGIQKGLDAQLHPVICVTLGTITGCFGGIIRDTLLNRIPLIFRKEIYATACILGGGTFLLMLHFTAMSFTFIQIFTILLIVVIRTLAVKYHWQMPKFYSHTNDGEM, encoded by the coding sequence ATTCACGATAACTTTAACTTTGCAATTGAAATCATCGGAACCATTGCCTTTGCAATGTCCGGCGCTTTTGCGGCTATGCAAAAGAGGTTTGATCCTTTCGGCGTCCTCATAATTGCCTTCATTACCGCGGTAGGCGGTGGTACAGTTCGGGATCTATTGCTGGGTGTACCGGTGTTCTGGATGCACGATATCTTTATCTGCAGTGTCATTTTCCTGGCAGCTGTTTTGGCTTTTGTGGTTAAATACTTCGACAAGAAATTTCAGGTAACCCTTTTCCTGTTTGACAGTCTGGGCCTGGGACTTTTTACTACAATCGGTATTCAGAAAGGGCTGGATGCGCAACTTCATCCTGTAATCTGTGTAACCCTTGGTACGATTACGGGTTGCTTTGGAGGAATAATCCGGGACACTTTGCTTAACAGAATTCCGCTCATATTCCGAAAGGAAATCTATGCAACTGCATGTATCCTGGGCGGCGGCACTTTTCTGCTAATGCTCCATTTCACCGCCATGTCCTTCACCTTTATTCAAATTTTCACCATACTACTCATTGTTGTCATCAGGACGCTGGCGGTAAAGTACCACTGGCAGATGCCGAAATTTTATTCACACACCAATGACGGTGAAATGTAA
- a CDS encoding acyl-CoA carboxylase subunit beta yields the protein MDLEFNKREDQNKLKLSEINRQFSEIKKGGGEKRLEKMRQEGKMTARERIDYLLDKDRESIEIGGFAGFEMYEEHGGCPSGGVVVVMGYVSGKQCLVVANDASVKAGAWFPITAKKNLRAQEISIENRLPIIYLVDSAGVYLPMQDEIFPDKEHFGRIFRNNAKMSAMGIIQISAVMGSCVAGGAYLPIMSDEAMIVDKSGSIFLAGSYLVKAAIGENIDNETLGGATTHCEISGVTDYKAKDDADALNRIKNIMKSVGSYEKAGFSRIESAPPKEKIENIFGIMPVSRTDQYDTADIIKCLVDNSEYEEYKPDYGKTIICATARIDGWSVGIVANQRKLVKSGKGEMQFGGVIYSDSADKATRFIANCNQRKIPLIFLQDVTGFMVGSKSEHGGIIKDGAKMVNAVANSVVPKFTVITGNSYGAGNYAMCGKAYDPRLIVAWPWADLAVMGGSQAAKVLAQIQESTLKKQGKEITEEEHQEILDTISKRYKKQTEPTYAAARLWTDAIIDPTETRKWISMGIEAADHAPITEKFNLGVIQV from the coding sequence ATGGACTTAGAATTTAATAAACGCGAAGATCAAAACAAACTTAAACTCTCCGAAATAAACCGTCAGTTTTCCGAAATTAAAAAAGGTGGCGGCGAAAAACGTCTGGAAAAAATGAGACAGGAGGGTAAAATGACTGCCCGTGAGCGGATTGATTATCTTCTGGATAAAGACCGTGAATCTATAGAGATTGGGGGCTTTGCCGGATTTGAAATGTATGAAGAACATGGCGGCTGTCCCAGTGGCGGCGTAGTTGTTGTCATGGGTTATGTTTCAGGAAAACAATGCCTTGTGGTGGCCAACGATGCTTCCGTGAAGGCAGGTGCCTGGTTTCCGATTACCGCCAAGAAAAATTTACGTGCACAGGAAATCTCCATTGAAAACCGGTTACCTATCATCTATCTTGTGGATTCTGCAGGAGTTTATCTGCCTATGCAGGACGAAATATTTCCGGATAAGGAACATTTCGGACGTATTTTCAGGAACAATGCCAAGATGAGCGCTATGGGAATCATCCAGATTTCAGCAGTGATGGGCAGTTGTGTAGCGGGTGGCGCATACTTGCCGATTATGAGTGATGAGGCAATGATAGTGGATAAAAGCGGTTCTATATTCTTAGCCGGAAGCTATCTTGTAAAAGCAGCAATTGGCGAAAATATAGACAATGAAACACTCGGCGGTGCAACAACACACTGCGAGATTTCAGGTGTGACCGATTATAAAGCCAAAGATGATGCGGATGCATTAAACCGGATTAAGAATATTATGAAATCTGTTGGATCTTACGAAAAAGCAGGATTCAGCAGAATTGAAAGTGCACCACCAAAGGAGAAAATTGAGAATATTTTCGGAATTATGCCTGTTTCCAGAACAGATCAGTATGACACTGCTGATATAATAAAATGTCTGGTGGATAATTCCGAATACGAAGAATATAAACCGGATTATGGCAAGACCATCATCTGCGCAACAGCCAGAATAGATGGCTGGAGCGTAGGAATTGTAGCTAATCAGCGTAAACTGGTAAAAAGCGGTAAAGGTGAAATGCAGTTTGGTGGAGTAATTTATTCTGATTCTGCGGACAAAGCCACGCGTTTTATCGCTAACTGTAACCAGCGTAAGATCCCGTTAATTTTCCTTCAGGACGTAACAGGATTTATGGTGGGATCCAAATCTGAGCATGGTGGTATTATTAAAGACGGCGCTAAGATGGTTAATGCGGTTGCCAACTCTGTTGTTCCGAAGTTCACCGTAATTACCGGAAATTCCTATGGAGCCGGAAACTATGCAATGTGTGGCAAAGCGTATGACCCCAGGCTGATCGTGGCATGGCCATGGGCAGACCTGGCGGTTATGGGAGGATCGCAGGCTGCCAAAGTATTGGCACAAATCCAGGAATCGACTCTGAAGAAGCAGGGAAAAGAAATTACGGAAGAGGAACATCAGGAGATTCTGGATACCATTTCAAAACGTTATAAAAAGCAGACAGAACCTACTTATGCTGCGGCAAGACTTTGGACGGATGCTATTATTGATCCTACTGAGACACGCAAGTGGATTTCAATGGGTATTGAGGCAGCAGATCACGCGCCCATAACTGAAAAATTCAACTTAGGCGTTATTCAGGTGTAA
- a CDS encoding VanZ family protein, translating into MLLRPGSQNVDYWFVFQGIDKIIHLSTFIVLGFSFMAAFPKTRFSNFIMIMFIYAVLTEILQDQMKLGRSMELYDLLADTAGVLLGRLLFNKTKQF; encoded by the coding sequence ATGCTTTTAAGGCCTGGCAGTCAGAACGTGGATTACTGGTTTGTATTTCAGGGAATAGATAAGATCATTCATCTGTCCACTTTTATTGTTCTGGGATTTAGCTTCATGGCAGCCTTTCCAAAAACCAGGTTCAGTAACTTCATTATGATTATGTTTATTTATGCAGTGCTTACAGAGATACTGCAGGATCAGATGAAACTGGGCAGGTCTATGGAGCTTTATGATCTTCTCGCTGACACGGCGGGCGTATTGCTCGGGCGGCTGCTCTTCAATAAAACCAAACAGTTTTAG
- the ruvA gene encoding Holliday junction branch migration protein RuvA, with amino-acid sequence MIYSLKGLVQELTPTYAVLDVGGVGYYAGISLQTSHRMTPGTQTFLYIQQIIREDAHMLFGFYTKEEKELFNLLISVTGVGPASALIMLSSLSLEEIANGIQSGNSVLLQKVKGIGAKTAERIIVDLRDKVLKFSVSGENISTFVDNKVKDESLSALEVLGIPKKMSEKIADRILKQNPDLSVEDLVKQILKNI; translated from the coding sequence ATGATTTACTCCTTAAAAGGCTTGGTACAGGAGCTTACGCCCACTTACGCTGTTCTGGATGTTGGAGGCGTTGGTTACTATGCCGGTATAAGCCTTCAGACTTCTCACCGCATGACTCCGGGCACCCAGACCTTTCTTTATATTCAGCAGATCATCCGCGAAGATGCGCACATGCTTTTTGGCTTCTATACGAAGGAAGAAAAGGAACTTTTTAACCTTCTTATTTCTGTAACCGGCGTGGGACCTGCTTCTGCATTGATCATGCTTTCCTCCCTCAGCCTGGAAGAGATTGCAAACGGTATCCAAAGCGGAAACAGTGTACTGCTCCAGAAAGTGAAAGGGATTGGTGCCAAAACCGCCGAAAGAATCATTGTAGACCTGCGGGATAAGGTATTAAAATTCAGCGTTTCAGGAGAAAATATTTCTACATTTGTAGATAATAAAGTAAAGGACGAGTCGTTATCTGCATTAGAGGTTTTGGGTATACCAAAGAAGATGAGTGAAAAAATTGCAGACCGTATACTTAAGCAAAATCCTGACCTTTCTGTAGAAGATTTGGTAAAACAGATTTTAAAAAACATTTAA